In a single window of the Agrobacterium vitis genome:
- a CDS encoding Lrp/AsnC family transcriptional regulator, which produces MFRAELDAIDIKILRELQRDGRMTNVELSERVGISAPPCLRRVRKLEEAGIIQGYHAALSGPKLGFDLVAFCMVGLKHQSEANLKSFAAATEQWPLVRQAWMVNGESDFLLHCVAENLTSFQDFVIETLTANSHVDTVKTLLTIRQIKRLDSIPL; this is translated from the coding sequence GTGTTTCGCGCCGAATTGGATGCCATCGACATCAAAATTCTAAGAGAACTGCAACGCGACGGTCGGATGACCAATGTCGAGCTTTCGGAGCGCGTCGGTATTTCCGCGCCGCCCTGCCTTCGCCGGGTGCGCAAGCTGGAAGAGGCGGGCATTATTCAAGGCTATCATGCGGCTTTGAGCGGCCCCAAACTGGGCTTCGATCTGGTCGCCTTCTGCATGGTCGGACTGAAACACCAGTCGGAAGCCAATCTGAAGAGCTTCGCCGCCGCCACCGAACAATGGCCGCTGGTGCGCCAGGCCTGGATGGTCAACGGCGAAAGCGATTTCCTGCTGCACTGCGTTGCCGAAAACCTCACCAGTTTCCAGGATTTCGTTATCGAGACGCTGACAGCCAATAGCCATGTCGATACGGTGAAAACCCTGCTGACGATCCGGCAGATCAAGCGGCTGGACTCGATTCCTCTCTGA
- the trxB gene encoding thioredoxin-disulfide reductase, producing MSARHTKVLIIGSGPAGYTAAIYAARAMLKPVLIAGMEQGGQLMITTDVENYPGFADPIQGPWLMGEMLKQATHVGTEIVNDLVTEVETTRRPFTVKTDSGTVWTADTLIICTGAKAKWLGIESEQHFQGFGVSACATCDGFFYRNKDVIVVGGGNSAVEEALYLSHIAKTVTVVHRRDSFRSEKILQERLLAKANVKILWNTVIDEVTGIPAKPPMPPSVTGVRLKNLDSGIVTDTPIDGVFVAIGHAPAVELFTGKLKLKPNGYLWTAPDSTATDVPGIFAAGDVTDDIYRQAITAAGMGCMAALEAERYLAAEIIPAQAAE from the coding sequence ATGTCCGCCCGCCATACCAAAGTGCTGATCATCGGCTCTGGTCCCGCCGGTTATACCGCCGCCATTTATGCAGCCCGCGCCATGCTGAAACCGGTGTTGATCGCCGGCATGGAACAGGGCGGCCAGCTGATGATCACCACCGATGTGGAAAACTATCCCGGCTTTGCCGATCCGATCCAGGGGCCCTGGCTGATGGGCGAGATGCTGAAACAGGCAACCCATGTCGGCACGGAAATCGTCAACGACCTGGTGACCGAGGTGGAAACCACCCGCCGCCCCTTCACCGTCAAGACCGATTCCGGCACGGTCTGGACTGCCGATACGCTGATCATCTGCACCGGCGCCAAGGCGAAATGGCTGGGGATCGAAAGCGAACAGCATTTCCAGGGTTTCGGGGTTTCGGCCTGCGCCACCTGCGATGGCTTTTTCTATCGCAACAAGGATGTGATCGTGGTCGGCGGCGGCAATTCGGCTGTCGAGGAAGCGCTCTACCTGTCGCATATCGCCAAGACCGTCACCGTCGTGCATCGCCGCGACAGTTTCCGCTCGGAAAAGATTTTGCAGGAGCGCCTGTTGGCCAAGGCCAATGTCAAGATCCTGTGGAACACCGTCATCGATGAAGTCACGGGCATCCCGGCCAAGCCGCCGATGCCGCCATCGGTGACCGGCGTGCGGCTGAAGAACCTCGACAGCGGCATCGTCACAGACACCCCAATCGACGGCGTCTTCGTCGCCATCGGCCATGCCCCAGCGGTGGAACTATTCACCGGCAAGCTGAAACTGAAGCCAAACGGCTATCTGTGGACCGCACCGGATTCGACCGCGACCGACGTCCCTGGCATTTTTGCCGCTGGTGACGTGACCGATGATATTTACCGCCAAGCTATTACTGCTGCCGGCATGGGGTGCATGGCCGCCCTCGAGGCAGAACGTTATCTTGCCGCGGAGATTATCCCGGCTCAGGCCGCGGAGTGA
- a CDS encoding DUF2235 domain-containing protein, translated as MGKNIVILFDGTSNEISASRTNMVRLLGCLTRSDEQLVYYEPGVGTFGAEDDWLRFARKSAEVWGLATGWGLDRNVKRAYRFLVENYRAAPRGDDGNKIGEDDRIYILGFSRGAYSARVLAGFINSLGIIAPNFLNLVDYAYRTYKTIPEGEQHSETADVLSHSPPSAFAAMRLYERTLRGCRPAIAFLGLFDTVSTVINQTQRGLTFQTFPFTTRNPSVATVRQALAIDERRTMFRPVYWKADQEFWGGPFKPQDPQKIKPQNFKQVWFAGSHGDVGGGYSEAQSATAKIPLAWMIAESRPFGLDYDEDRVRDIVYGERNDNDRVKLDPLAPLHDSMTWGWLPLEIVPRRVPFSSWRHRPPKGWYLPLCDPRYIEAGSLIHQSVIDRLNGHPMAGPYRPPNIPPDGDYKIEPW; from the coding sequence GTGGGCAAAAACATCGTCATTCTATTTGACGGCACGTCGAACGAGATTTCAGCCAGCCGGACCAATATGGTCAGGCTGCTTGGCTGCCTGACCCGCAGCGACGAACAATTGGTCTATTATGAACCGGGCGTCGGCACCTTCGGCGCAGAAGACGACTGGCTACGATTTGCGCGCAAATCCGCGGAAGTCTGGGGCTTGGCGACAGGCTGGGGGCTCGACCGCAACGTCAAGCGCGCCTACCGGTTTCTCGTTGAAAACTACCGGGCCGCACCGCGCGGCGATGATGGCAATAAGATTGGCGAGGACGACAGGATCTATATCCTCGGTTTCAGCCGCGGCGCCTATAGCGCCAGGGTTCTGGCCGGTTTCATCAATAGTCTCGGCATCATCGCACCGAATTTTCTCAACCTGGTGGACTACGCCTACCGGACTTATAAAACCATTCCGGAAGGGGAGCAGCATAGCGAAACGGCTGACGTCCTCAGCCATTCCCCGCCATCCGCCTTTGCCGCCATGCGTCTTTATGAGCGCACGTTGCGCGGCTGCCGTCCAGCGATTGCCTTTCTTGGCCTGTTCGACACCGTATCGACGGTGATCAATCAGACGCAGAGAGGTCTCACCTTCCAGACCTTCCCTTTCACGACCCGCAATCCCAGCGTGGCCACGGTCCGTCAGGCGCTGGCGATCGATGAGCGGCGCACGATGTTCCGGCCGGTCTACTGGAAGGCCGATCAGGAGTTCTGGGGCGGCCCGTTCAAGCCACAGGACCCGCAGAAGATCAAGCCGCAGAATTTCAAGCAGGTCTGGTTTGCCGGCTCGCATGGCGATGTCGGCGGCGGCTATAGCGAAGCCCAAAGCGCCACGGCCAAGATTCCGCTGGCCTGGATGATCGCCGAAAGCAGGCCGTTCGGCCTGGATTACGATGAAGACAGGGTGCGTGACATCGTCTATGGCGAACGCAACGACAATGACCGCGTGAAGCTTGATCCGCTGGCCCCGCTCCATGATTCCATGACATGGGGCTGGCTGCCGCTGGAGATCGTTCCACGACGCGTGCCGTTTTCCTCCTGGCGTCACCGGCCGCCCAAAGGCTGGTATCTGCCGCTCTGCGACCCTCGCTATATCGAGGCGGGCAGTCTCATCCATCAATCCGTCATCGACCGGCTGAATGGCCATCCAATGGCAGGCCCCTACCGACCGCCCAATATACCGCCGGACGGCGACTATAAAATCGAACCATGGTGA
- the carB gene encoding carbamoyl-phosphate synthase large subunit: MPKRQDIKSILIIGAGPIVIGQACEFDYSGTQACKALKEEGYRVILVNSNPATIMTDPGLADATYVEPITPEVVAKIIAKERPDALLPTMGGQTALNTALSLKRMGVLDRYNVEMIGAKPAAIDMAEDRALFREAMARIGLETPKSMLANATEIKDADRKTHEIARNEVKARLSGAELDTALDDLENQWNLGETDRKQRYMNHAMAVAAQALDVVGLPAIIRPSFTMGGTGGGIAYNRSEFFEIIGSGLDASPTTEVLIEESVLGWKEYEMEVVRDKADNCIIICSIENIDPMGVHTGDSITVAPALTLTDKEYQMMRNASIAVLREIGVETGGSNVQFAVNPKDGRLVVIEMNPRVSRSSALASKATGFPIAKVAAKLAVGYTLDELDNDITGGATPASFEPSIDYVVTKIPRFAFEKFPGAAPTLTTAMKSVGEVMAIGRTFAESLQKALRGLETGLTGLDEIEIPGLGQGDDKNAIRAAIGTPTPDRLRMVAQALRLGMSEAEVHEGCKIDPWFIAQLKAITDLEARIREHGLPEDAENLRMLKAKGFSDARLASLSGKRPKEVAELRNGLNVRPVFKRIDTCAAEFASPTAYMYSTYETPFVGALRSEAQVSDRKKIVILGGGPNRIGQGIEFDYCCCHAAFALKDAGFEAIMINCNPETVSTDYDTSDRLYFEPLTAEDVIEILRAEQEKGEVVGVIVQFGGQTPLKLAEALEKNGIPILGTAPDMIDLAEDRDRFQKLLMKLDLNQPNNGIAYSVEQARLVASEIGFPLVVRPSYVLGGRAMQIIHNESMLQSYLLDTVPGLVPEDIKQRYPNDKTGQINTLLGKNPLLFDSYLTNAIEVDVDALCDGESVFVSGIMEHIEEAGIHSGDSACSLPSRSLSKETLDELERQTAAMAKALHVGGLMNVQYAIKDGVIYVLEVNPRASRTVPFVAKTIGAPIAKIAARIMAGEKLDAAIAAYGAKPDPRNLKHIAVKEAVFPFARFPGVDTLLGPEMRSTGEVIGLDTSFALAFAKSQLGASVELPRDGAVFVSVRDEDKVRVLPAIKLLTSIGFKVLATGGTQRFLAEQGIEAVKINKVLEGRPHIEDAIRNRQVQLVINTTDSNKAISDSKSLRRAALMQKVPYYTTMAGALAAAEAIEALKKGQLEVRPLQSYF, from the coding sequence ATGCCAAAGCGCCAAGACATTAAATCCATCCTCATCATCGGCGCTGGACCGATTGTCATCGGCCAGGCATGCGAATTCGATTATTCCGGCACCCAGGCCTGTAAGGCGCTGAAGGAAGAAGGCTACCGGGTCATCCTGGTCAATTCCAACCCGGCGACCATCATGACCGATCCGGGCCTTGCCGACGCAACGTATGTCGAGCCGATCACGCCGGAAGTGGTCGCCAAGATCATCGCCAAGGAACGCCCGGATGCGCTGCTGCCAACCATGGGCGGACAGACGGCCTTGAACACCGCGCTCTCCTTGAAGCGCATGGGCGTGCTGGATCGCTATAATGTCGAGATGATCGGCGCCAAGCCCGCTGCCATCGACATGGCCGAAGACCGCGCCCTGTTTCGGGAAGCCATGGCCCGCATCGGCCTTGAGACGCCAAAATCCATGCTGGCCAATGCCACCGAAATCAAGGACGCCGACCGCAAGACCCATGAAATCGCCCGTAACGAGGTGAAGGCCCGGCTTTCCGGCGCCGAACTCGATACAGCGCTGGACGATTTGGAAAACCAGTGGAACCTTGGCGAAACTGATCGCAAGCAGCGCTATATGAACCACGCGATGGCGGTGGCTGCCCAGGCGCTCGACGTCGTCGGACTGCCTGCCATCATCCGCCCCTCCTTTACCATGGGCGGCACCGGCGGCGGCATTGCCTATAACCGCTCGGAATTCTTCGAAATCATCGGCTCCGGCCTCGATGCCTCGCCAACCACCGAAGTGCTGATCGAGGAATCGGTGCTGGGCTGGAAGGAATATGAAATGGAAGTGGTCCGCGACAAGGCGGACAATTGCATCATCATCTGCTCCATCGAAAATATCGATCCGATGGGCGTCCATACCGGCGACAGCATCACCGTTGCCCCGGCCCTGACGCTGACGGACAAGGAATACCAGATGATGCGCAACGCCTCGATTGCGGTGCTGCGCGAAATCGGCGTCGAGACCGGCGGCTCCAACGTGCAGTTTGCGGTCAACCCCAAGGATGGTCGCCTCGTCGTCATCGAGATGAACCCGCGCGTGTCGCGCTCGTCGGCGCTTGCCTCCAAGGCGACCGGCTTCCCGATTGCCAAGGTCGCCGCCAAGCTGGCGGTCGGCTATACGCTGGACGAGTTGGACAATGACATTACCGGTGGCGCAACGCCTGCCTCCTTCGAACCGTCGATCGACTATGTCGTCACCAAGATCCCGCGCTTTGCCTTCGAAAAATTCCCCGGCGCCGCACCAACACTGACCACCGCGATGAAGTCGGTCGGCGAAGTCATGGCGATTGGCCGCACCTTTGCCGAATCCTTGCAAAAGGCGCTGCGTGGCCTGGAAACCGGCCTGACCGGTCTGGACGAAATCGAGATCCCCGGCCTTGGTCAGGGCGACGACAAGAACGCCATCCGCGCCGCCATCGGCACGCCGACCCCGGACCGGCTGCGCATGGTTGCTCAGGCATTGCGGCTCGGCATGTCGGAAGCCGAAGTGCATGAAGGCTGCAAGATCGATCCGTGGTTCATCGCCCAGCTGAAGGCAATCACCGATCTGGAAGCCCGCATCCGCGAGCATGGCCTGCCCGAAGACGCTGAAAACCTGCGGATGCTGAAAGCCAAGGGCTTTTCCGATGCGCGCCTTGCCAGCCTGTCGGGCAAGCGTCCAAAGGAAGTGGCCGAGCTGCGCAACGGCCTCAACGTCCGCCCGGTCTTCAAGCGCATCGACACCTGCGCTGCCGAATTCGCGTCACCCACGGCTTACATGTATTCGACCTATGAGACGCCGTTCGTCGGCGCGCTGCGCTCGGAAGCGCAAGTGTCGGATCGCAAGAAAATCGTCATCCTCGGCGGTGGTCCGAACCGCATCGGCCAGGGCATCGAGTTCGACTATTGCTGCTGCCATGCCGCCTTCGCCCTGAAGGATGCCGGTTTTGAAGCGATCATGATCAACTGCAACCCGGAAACCGTCTCTACCGACTACGACACCTCCGACCGCCTGTATTTCGAGCCGCTGACGGCGGAAGACGTCATCGAAATCCTGCGCGCCGAGCAGGAAAAGGGTGAAGTGGTCGGCGTCATCGTACAGTTTGGCGGCCAGACCCCGTTGAAACTGGCCGAGGCCCTGGAAAAGAACGGTATCCCGATTCTCGGCACCGCGCCTGACATGATCGATCTGGCCGAAGACCGCGACCGGTTCCAGAAGCTCTTGATGAAGCTCGACCTCAACCAGCCCAACAACGGCATCGCCTATTCGGTCGAGCAGGCGCGCCTTGTCGCCTCTGAAATCGGCTTCCCGCTGGTCGTGCGTCCGTCCTACGTGCTGGGCGGCCGGGCCATGCAGATCATCCACAATGAGAGCATGTTGCAGAGCTACCTGCTGGATACCGTGCCAGGCCTGGTGCCTGAGGATATCAAGCAGCGCTACCCGAATGACAAGACCGGCCAGATCAACACGCTGCTCGGCAAGAACCCGCTGCTGTTCGACAGCTATCTGACCAATGCTATCGAAGTGGATGTCGATGCGCTGTGCGACGGCGAAAGCGTCTTCGTCTCCGGCATCATGGAGCATATCGAAGAGGCGGGCATCCATTCCGGCGACAGCGCCTGCTCGCTGCCATCGCGCTCGCTGAGCAAGGAAACCCTTGACGAACTGGAACGCCAGACAGCCGCCATGGCCAAGGCGCTGCATGTCGGCGGGTTGATGAATGTGCAATATGCCATCAAGGATGGCGTGATCTACGTGCTGGAAGTCAATCCACGCGCCTCGCGTACCGTGCCGTTCGTCGCCAAGACCATCGGCGCGCCGATAGCCAAGATTGCTGCCCGGATCATGGCCGGTGAAAAGCTGGATGCGGCAATTGCCGCTTACGGCGCCAAGCCCGATCCGCGCAACTTGAAGCATATCGCCGTCAAGGAAGCCGTGTTCCCGTTTGCCCGCTTCCCCGGTGTCGATACGCTGCTCGGCCCGGAAATGCGCTCGACCGGCGAAGTGATCGGCCTCGACACCAGCTTTGCTCTGGCCTTCGCCAAGAGCCAGCTCGGCGCCAGCGTCGAGCTTCCCCGCGATGGCGCGGTGTTCGTGTCAGTGCGCGATGAGGACAAGGTCCGCGTTCTGCCCGCCATCAAGCTGTTGACCTCCATCGGCTTCAAGGTTCTGGCCACCGGTGGCACCCAGCGCTTCCTTGCAGAGCAAGGCATCGAAGCGGTCAAGATCAACAAGGTTCTGGAAGGCCGTCCGCATATCGAGGACGCCATCCGCAACCGGCAGGTCCAGCTGGTGATCAACACCACCGACAGCAACAAGGCGATCTCGGACAGCAAATCGCTACGCCGCGCCGCTCTGATGCAGAAAGTGCCCTATTACACCACGATGGCCGGTGCGCTTGCCGCCGCCGAAGCCATTGAGGCACTGAAAAAGGGCCAGTTGGAAGTCCGCCCGCTGCAAAGCTATTTCTGA
- the greA gene encoding transcription elongation factor GreA: MVDKVPMTQNGFSKLQEELRWRQQEERPRIIEAIAEARAHGDLSENAEYHAAKEAQSHNEGRVSELEDLTARAEVIDLSKMSGSKIKFGATVKLVDEDTDEEKVYQIVGDQEADVKAGRISISSPIARAMIGKEAGDSIEVVAPGGSKAYEIIAVNWG, from the coding sequence ATGGTTGATAAGGTACCGATGACGCAGAACGGATTCTCCAAGCTTCAGGAGGAACTGCGCTGGCGTCAGCAAGAAGAACGTCCTCGGATCATTGAGGCCATTGCCGAAGCGCGCGCCCATGGCGACCTTTCGGAAAATGCCGAATATCATGCCGCCAAGGAAGCCCAGAGCCATAATGAAGGCCGGGTCTCCGAACTCGAAGATCTGACTGCGCGCGCGGAAGTCATCGATCTGTCGAAAATGTCCGGCTCGAAAATCAAGTTCGGCGCCACCGTCAAGCTGGTGGATGAGGATACCGACGAGGAAAAGGTCTACCAGATCGTCGGTGATCAGGAAGCCGATGTGAAGGCTGGCCGTATCTCGATTTCCTCGCCGATTGCCCGCGCCATGATTGGCAAGGAAGCCGGCGACAGTATCGAAGTCGTTGCGCCCGGCGGCTCCAAGGCTTACGAAATTATCGCGGTCAACTGGGGTTGA
- a CDS encoding glycosyltransferase family 25 protein, with translation MQVLIINLDRARERLAFQQAQMHALGLAFTRIAALDADHLPDLDEAYWSGWERPIRPAERACLLSHRQIWETVAAGTAPVLVLEDDAVLSDKVPALLETLRHRSDLDHVTLETRSRKKLVARTSLSDLPLRRLYQDRSGAAAYILWPTGAAKLLQRSARHGAIADAVICAAYELASFQADPALVVQLDRCVPYGLPEPIATQSSISPAQSERQRPALAFRLRRIKAQLRMGLRQLCHSHDAQRRQVPVRREDFDYLKSLAVTQTTSPSSPGDAAP, from the coding sequence ATGCAGGTGCTGATCATCAATCTCGACCGCGCTCGTGAGCGGCTGGCCTTCCAGCAAGCGCAAATGCATGCCCTTGGGCTAGCCTTCACCCGCATAGCGGCCTTGGATGCCGATCATCTTCCCGATCTTGACGAGGCCTATTGGAGCGGCTGGGAAAGACCGATCCGGCCAGCGGAACGGGCCTGCCTGCTTAGCCATCGCCAAATCTGGGAGACCGTTGCCGCAGGCACGGCCCCCGTGCTGGTGCTGGAAGACGATGCGGTGCTGTCCGACAAGGTGCCTGCTCTTCTGGAAACACTGCGCCATCGCAGCGATCTCGACCATGTGACGCTGGAAACCCGCAGCCGCAAGAAACTTGTTGCCCGCACAAGCCTCTCCGACCTGCCGCTTCGTAGGCTCTACCAGGATCGTTCGGGGGCTGCGGCCTATATTCTCTGGCCGACCGGAGCCGCCAAACTCCTTCAGCGCAGTGCGCGCCACGGCGCCATTGCCGATGCGGTAATCTGCGCGGCCTATGAGCTTGCCTCCTTCCAGGCCGATCCGGCGCTGGTCGTGCAACTGGACCGCTGCGTCCCCTATGGTCTGCCCGAGCCGATTGCGACCCAGTCATCGATTTCGCCCGCTCAATCAGAAAGGCAGCGCCCAGCGCTGGCCTTTCGGCTCCGGCGCATCAAGGCCCAGCTGCGAATGGGCCTGCGTCAGCTTTGTCATAGCCATGACGCGCAGCGGCGGCAGGTGCCGGTCCGGCGCGAGGATTTCGACTATCTGAAGAGCTTGGCCGTCACTCAGACCACCAGCCCGTCCTCCCCCGGTGATGCTGCGCCTTGA
- a CDS encoding glycosyltransferase family 4 protein, which yields MTKGTLCVLDPASILVVAPHFKRRLSGVTSTVVQLIPQQRRRGLAIATLGPGLPDTMPALSFAQMPALWKKPRGASHRVWHARRNLEMLAGVVLRDVLRMPLKLLFTSAAQRHHSRYTRWLISKMDAVVATSARSGSFLQVPHSVIRHGIDTELFHPPQGAEDRIAATNLPGDYLIGCFGRVRHQKGTDLFVKAMVELLPRYPDWTAVVSGRVTPEHKGFAEGLKAQIAAAGLTERIVFLGEVEDIKPWYRRLTLYVAPSRNEGFGLTPLEAMASETVVVASDAGAYAELIAEGATGAVVAADSYAPLRDAIEPYLADPGRACLHGKAAVAHVRENFALAREAAGLEAVYSRLLGRPVIAPPAPQP from the coding sequence ATGACGAAAGGTACCCTGTGCGTGCTTGATCCTGCTTCAATCCTGGTGGTGGCTCCTCATTTCAAGCGGCGGCTTTCGGGCGTAACCTCCACCGTGGTGCAATTGATCCCGCAGCAGCGTCGCCGCGGACTGGCCATTGCCACGCTTGGTCCCGGCCTGCCGGACACCATGCCAGCCCTGTCTTTCGCACAAATGCCAGCCTTGTGGAAAAAGCCGCGCGGTGCCTCCCACCGCGTCTGGCATGCCCGGCGCAATCTGGAAATGCTGGCGGGCGTGGTGTTGCGCGATGTTCTGCGCATGCCGCTGAAACTGCTGTTTACCTCGGCGGCCCAGCGTCATCACAGCCGCTATACCCGTTGGCTGATCTCGAAAATGGATGCCGTGGTTGCCACCAGCGCCCGCTCCGGCTCGTTTTTGCAGGTGCCGCATAGCGTCATCCGCCACGGTATCGACACCGAACTGTTCCACCCGCCTCAAGGTGCCGAGGACAGGATAGCAGCCACAAACCTGCCAGGCGATTATCTGATCGGCTGCTTCGGTCGGGTGCGCCACCAGAAGGGCACCGATCTGTTCGTCAAGGCGATGGTTGAGCTTCTGCCACGCTATCCCGACTGGACAGCCGTGGTCTCCGGCCGCGTCACCCCGGAACACAAGGGTTTTGCCGAGGGACTGAAGGCGCAGATTGCCGCCGCCGGTCTGACCGAGCGGATCGTTTTTCTGGGCGAAGTCGAGGATATCAAGCCATGGTATCGGCGGCTGACGCTCTATGTCGCGCCCTCGCGCAATGAAGGGTTCGGCCTGACGCCGCTGGAAGCCATGGCGTCCGAAACCGTTGTGGTCGCCTCGGATGCCGGGGCCTATGCGGAACTGATTGCCGAAGGCGCAACCGGCGCCGTGGTCGCCGCTGATTCCTATGCGCCGCTGCGTGACGCAATCGAGCCTTATCTGGCCGATCCCGGTCGCGCCTGCCTGCATGGCAAGGCGGCCGTTGCCCATGTGCGGGAAAACTTTGCGTTGGCGAGAGAAGCGGCAGGGCTGGAGGCGGTCTATAGCCGATTGCTTGGCAGGCCGGTGATCGCGCCGCCTGCGCCCCAACCATAA
- a CDS encoding sulfotransferase family 2 domain-containing protein gives MTVVAPNFVFVHVPKSAGRSITRVLGGETHGVPTHVPHRKLSQFGVDGRFSFGFVRNPWDRMVSLYSFLCQKRLQSYECPVYQQHIRDIGFKAWLLEDAYYSRHDEHWPEEILPPLQRRSQMFWLSGCDYIGTMENIDSDFRHIRRKIGMKPTLLERLRLSNPVPKKNQSKRGNYTRYYDEETKTFVQTHFQEEIELFNYKFSA, from the coding sequence ATGACGGTCGTTGCGCCCAATTTTGTCTTCGTACATGTTCCGAAATCCGCTGGCAGATCCATTACCAGGGTGCTGGGCGGCGAAACGCATGGCGTGCCGACCCATGTTCCGCACAGGAAGCTTTCCCAATTCGGCGTCGATGGCCGCTTTTCATTCGGCTTCGTGCGCAATCCTTGGGACCGGATGGTGTCGCTCTATTCGTTTCTTTGCCAGAAGCGGCTGCAGAGCTATGAGTGCCCGGTCTACCAACAGCATATCCGCGACATTGGCTTTAAGGCCTGGCTGCTCGAAGACGCCTATTATTCGAGACATGACGAACATTGGCCAGAGGAGATCCTGCCGCCGCTTCAGCGCCGCTCGCAAATGTTCTGGCTCTCCGGCTGCGATTACATCGGCACGATGGAAAATATCGATTCCGACTTCCGCCATATCCGCAGGAAAATCGGCATGAAGCCGACCCTGCTGGAAAGACTGCGGCTGAGCAATCCTGTTCCGAAGAAAAACCAGTCGAAGCGCGGCAATTATACCCGCTATTACGATGAGGAAACCAAAACCTTCGTACAGACGCATTTCCAGGAAGAAATCGAGCTGTTCAACTATAAGTTTTCTGCCTGA